A genome region from Nitrosopumilus oxyclinae includes the following:
- a CDS encoding TrmB family transcriptional regulator — protein sequence MSYQEQVTGIAIELEEILDLDDLEAKVYLNLLRAGPITASALAKELDIDRARMYRTVDKLVSRNIISTTLSSPKLCIAADPHDALKIALGKKEDEVNKIKKSGEAIIDKINNEISTSQVSTVPTFRVVQGRQNIYADIAHLIENSTGITYIATTLDDISRMYHSTIPEKISICEKNGGQVRLLVDMTDPKLAPFVKRFNATETRIGKLPSKGRMVVQMDKKMIMSDSAASSHNSNADADFSLCTNSSEMVDNIFTLCSFLWDASKPLKTIDVKQYVRKTKS from the coding sequence ATGTCATATCAAGAACAAGTAACTGGAATTGCAATTGAATTAGAAGAGATTTTAGATTTAGATGATTTGGAAGCTAAAGTATATCTTAACTTGTTAAGAGCAGGACCAATTACTGCAAGTGCTCTTGCAAAAGAATTAGATATTGACAGAGCAAGAATGTATAGAACTGTGGATAAACTAGTAAGTAGAAACATTATTTCAACAACACTATCTAGTCCAAAATTATGTATTGCAGCAGATCCTCATGATGCATTAAAAATTGCTTTAGGGAAAAAAGAAGACGAGGTAAATAAAATAAAAAAATCAGGAGAAGCAATTATTGATAAAATTAACAATGAAATTAGCACCAGTCAAGTCAGTACAGTTCCAACATTTAGAGTAGTCCAAGGTCGTCAAAATATCTATGCTGACATTGCACACCTAATTGAAAATTCAACTGGAATTACATACATTGCAACAACATTAGATGATATTTCACGAATGTATCATAGCACAATACCTGAAAAAATTAGCATTTGTGAAAAGAACGGAGGTCAAGTCAGATTACTTGTAGATATGACTGATCCAAAATTAGCACCATTTGTTAAAAGATTCAATGCCACTGAAACACGAATAGGAAAACTTCCATCTAAAGGAAGAATGGTGGTTCAGATGGATAAAAAAATGATAATGTCTGACTCTGCTGCATCGTCTCATAATTCTAATGCAGATGCAGATTTTTCTCTATGTACAAACTCATCAGAGATGGTAGACAATATTTTCACATTATGTTCATTTCTATGGGACGCTTCAAAACCACTCAAAACCATCGATGTAAAACAGTATGTTAGAAAAACAAAATCTTAG
- a CDS encoding type II secretion system F family protein, with protein sequence MEVVKRKKIENKTKKYTALEPSESVLNNNILRTITFSLIASISVLSMSFYFSEYSDSTTIRDVGLIFGIMVGIIPLTIHQLKEVQRRDNIDRNMPVFLLALLSSVQSGANLIKAIEQAGERNLGALTPELKNLRANISWGTPIEDAFENFAERTGTRVSRRVTVLLEMAMKIGGDVTENLEMIQKHVSEMQNIEKSRKSALAPYTYTIYISFGVFLAVAVLLTTSFFTEIEKVQEGLLASGSGTEGLFGSLASMEIDKLESALFNMAIIEALFGGLAAGKIGAGSYVAGTKHVVAMIIMAVVAFNIPM encoded by the coding sequence ATGGAAGTTGTAAAAAGGAAAAAAATAGAAAACAAAACTAAAAAATATACTGCATTAGAGCCATCAGAATCAGTTCTAAATAACAACATTCTAAGGACAATCACGTTTTCATTAATTGCATCAATTAGCGTTCTCTCAATGAGTTTCTATTTTTCAGAATATTCAGATTCAACTACAATTAGGGATGTAGGATTAATTTTTGGAATAATGGTAGGAATAATTCCATTAACCATACACCAACTAAAAGAAGTTCAAAGAAGAGATAATATTGATAGGAATATGCCCGTATTCTTACTGGCTTTGTTAAGTTCTGTCCAAAGTGGAGCGAATCTAATTAAAGCAATAGAGCAAGCTGGTGAGAGAAACCTGGGAGCACTAACGCCAGAATTAAAAAATCTCAGGGCAAATATTAGTTGGGGAACCCCGATTGAGGATGCTTTTGAAAACTTTGCAGAAAGAACTGGAACTAGAGTTTCAAGAAGAGTAACGGTGTTGTTGGAAATGGCAATGAAAATTGGAGGAGATGTAACTGAAAATCTAGAAATGATTCAGAAACACGTATCAGAAATGCAAAATATTGAAAAAAGTAGAAAATCAGCATTAGCACCATACACATACACAATTTACATTTCATTTGGGGTGTTCTTGGCAGTGGCAGTATTACTTACAACTAGTTTTTTCACGGAAATTGAAAAAGTCCAAGAAGGATTGCTAGCATCAGGTAGTGGTACTGAAGGATTATTCGGATCCCTTGCGAGTATGGAAATTGACAAATTAGAATCAGCATTGTTTAACATGGCAATCATCGAGGCATTGTTTGGCGGACTGGCGGCGGGAAAGATTGGTGCCGGATCATATGTTGCAGGTACAAAACATGTTGTTGCAATGATCATAATGGCCGTGGTGGCGTTTAACATTCCAATGTAA
- a CDS encoding type II secretion system F family protein, which produces MKLAGSKQQKKVQEESVGQLHIYSYKLLNDHVKFLHPKLTSLDKSIKQAMMPIPFEVYVSSMVFFSMIAGVCGIIMGIIAAQFINIQPASVGMILPLLSGLMLFGMTFGILQMIPAIRVKNRSAKLVEEIPHFIGYMSTLATSGLTLEGIFKAIAKEDTDEDIVKDSRFIVRNIDILGMDLISAIKDLVHRTPSGPYSELLEGAIVTVQSGGDLKEYFNATAKVQLEEKKMLMQKTTESLGSVAEIYTILLIVFPLLAVIMLSIMGIMSPSLAGFDLLTLMNILTFAVIPLSGVLMLVMMDTMVPKR; this is translated from the coding sequence TTGAAATTAGCTGGAAGTAAACAACAAAAGAAAGTTCAAGAAGAATCAGTAGGACAACTACACATCTACAGTTACAAATTACTAAATGATCACGTTAAATTTCTTCATCCAAAATTAACATCACTAGACAAATCAATCAAACAAGCAATGATGCCAATTCCATTTGAAGTCTATGTTTCAAGTATGGTATTCTTTAGCATGATCGCAGGAGTATGTGGGATAATTATGGGGATTATTGCTGCTCAATTCATCAACATTCAACCAGCAAGCGTCGGAATGATCCTCCCACTCTTGAGCGGATTGATGCTTTTTGGAATGACATTTGGAATATTACAAATGATTCCAGCTATTAGAGTAAAAAATAGATCCGCAAAACTGGTTGAGGAAATTCCACATTTTATTGGATATATGTCAACTCTAGCAACAAGCGGTTTAACACTAGAAGGGATTTTCAAAGCAATAGCAAAAGAAGACACAGATGAAGATATTGTAAAAGACTCCAGATTTATCGTAAGGAATATCGATATTTTAGGAATGGATTTGATTAGCGCCATCAAAGATTTAGTACATAGAACTCCATCAGGACCATATTCAGAATTACTAGAAGGAGCAATAGTTACAGTTCAATCAGGAGGAGATCTTAAAGAATACTTTAACGCAACTGCAAAAGTTCAGTTAGAAGAAAAGAAAATGCTAATGCAAAAAACTACAGAATCTCTAGGGAGTGTTGCAGAAATTTACACAATTTTACTGATTGTATTTCCATTACTTGCAGTAATCATGTTATCAATTATGGGTATAATGAGTCCGAGTCTTGCAGGATTTGATTTGTTGACATTGATGAATATTCTAACATTTGCAGTAATCCCACTTAGTGGAGTACTGATGTTGGTAATGATGGATACAATGGTGCCAAAGAGGTAA
- a CDS encoding type II/IV secretion system ATPase subunit: MKFSILKDSLSALQKLQPANKLDFKPKKKQVKTVVEELEEDFKIPKYMTLSKLDWDNNEIHAGIIKDPTAKGGLRYQVIEPVLSERDQKAFEIIKKLLMTELTVSLHDIKSKKDAERRLKKKITSMIKKYRLKIPPKNIAKINYFAVRDFVYLGKIEPLMRDHMIEEISCDGTNIPIYIWHREHESMPTNIIYEKDVELNNFSRKMAYICGKHVSMADPIIDASLPNGSRINLTLGHEITKRGSTFTIRRFRADPITVIDLIKFGTMSIDIAAYMWYLAEKKSTMLVAGGTASGKTTALNALATFIRPGEKVVSIEDTQELNLPHENWIPAVSRQNFTDTQVGEINQFDLLRAALRQRPDIIIVGETRGREAYTLFQAMATGHGGFSSIHADSVDATLTRLTSSPMDVPKALIANSLDLITLQLKIRVGDKSLRRIIQVSEIDGVDETTGQIKTHEIFKWNPKTDVHEYMGDSVIFRKLKERDGDSEEKINYELTKRRLALEWMVKNDIRDHKEVSANVMDYYADPERYYERKRLEVQI; encoded by the coding sequence TTGAAATTTAGTATTTTAAAAGATAGTTTATCAGCATTGCAAAAATTACAACCTGCAAATAAACTAGATTTCAAACCCAAAAAAAAGCAGGTTAAAACAGTTGTAGAAGAATTAGAAGAAGATTTTAAAATTCCAAAATATATGACGCTCTCAAAACTAGATTGGGATAATAATGAGATTCATGCAGGTATAATTAAAGATCCCACAGCTAAAGGAGGATTAAGATATCAAGTAATAGAACCTGTTCTCTCAGAGCGTGATCAAAAGGCCTTTGAAATAATTAAAAAATTACTAATGACAGAACTTACTGTTTCATTGCACGATATTAAATCAAAAAAAGATGCAGAAAGAAGATTAAAAAAGAAAATCACATCCATGATTAAAAAATACAGATTAAAAATTCCTCCAAAAAACATAGCAAAGATTAATTATTTTGCAGTTAGAGATTTCGTCTATCTTGGAAAGATAGAACCATTAATGCGTGATCATATGATAGAGGAAATTAGTTGTGATGGAACAAATATTCCAATATACATTTGGCATAGAGAGCATGAATCAATGCCAACTAACATCATATATGAAAAAGATGTAGAATTAAATAATTTTTCAAGAAAAATGGCATATATTTGTGGAAAACATGTTTCTATGGCAGACCCAATCATTGATGCATCATTACCAAATGGAAGCAGAATTAATCTAACTTTAGGTCATGAAATTACAAAACGTGGAAGTACATTCACAATACGAAGATTCAGAGCAGACCCAATTACAGTTATTGATTTGATAAAATTTGGAACAATGTCAATTGATATTGCAGCATACATGTGGTATTTGGCAGAAAAAAAATCAACTATGCTTGTTGCAGGAGGTACTGCTAGTGGAAAAACTACCGCACTCAATGCACTTGCCACATTTATCCGACCAGGAGAAAAAGTAGTCAGTATTGAAGATACTCAAGAACTAAATTTACCTCATGAAAACTGGATTCCGGCAGTATCCAGGCAGAACTTTACAGACACACAAGTAGGAGAAATTAATCAATTTGATCTTCTCAGAGCAGCTCTAAGGCAAAGACCAGATATCATAATTGTTGGAGAAACAAGAGGAAGAGAGGCTTACACATTGTTTCAAGCAATGGCTACAGGTCACGGAGGATTTTCATCAATTCACGCAGATTCAGTGGATGCAACACTGACAAGACTAACATCATCTCCAATGGATGTACCTAAGGCACTAATCGCAAACAGTCTTGATTTGATAACACTTCAATTAAAAATTAGAGTAGGAGACAAATCACTTAGAAGAATCATTCAAGTTTCAGAGATTGACGGGGTTGATGAAACTACAGGTCAAATTAAAACACATGAGATTTTCAAGTGGAACCCAAAGACAGATGTTCATGAATACATGGGAGATAGTGTAATTTTTAGAAAACTCAAAGAACGAGATGGGGATAGTGAAGAAAAAATCAATTATGAATTGACAAAAAGAAGATTAGCATTAGAATGGATGGTAAAAAATGATATTCGAGATCACAAAGAAGTATCTGCAAACGTAATGGACTATTATGCAGACCCTGAAAGATACTATGAAAGAAAAAGACTAGAGGTGCAGATTTGA
- a CDS encoding DUF7507 domain-containing protein — protein sequence MPKNRRGLSSVVGALFFTVLMIAGFSVLSLALDAQTDIVTTQRIVSDLEIKKQQEQFGLIVSTDANNFLDVGVNNFGQNPVEISSIWITNKTLPTQPVNRYDVNYDDAFVPSGFTSNVVENQILQMIPDTYDIKVISSFGTIKVTELTVGTGPSSSGLRAELVTDPPDVIIGQNVTIAMVVTNTGNSLIKNVEPDTLSFVGTGSGSVVASSSHTPPSVDLDSGASVMFTWDYQVTGASSDLLTFSAVARGDDVIPDDVSSNVVSDVSILRLPTDGGSGENDPDIINEELLARPKLFLTIPSSQGDSGQKALWGVNIANPVNAPMEVTKLSLTAFSPGANNNDKLFASNCQAENIFPTGTNDWDCPSENIIMWQDFTNPVTIPPNSTESFLVKVLPGSIAGQNILESIVVQASVFTNVGSFGKSGYQSTMYDGADVIGNVYLSDTVNSVLSTDIQSSRVGIIPNSVETFNIVFADLDTDDNTFIDSGGKLIINIPKEWTDVTILGGTSGFVSTPSVTVFGDGSTQIIGITSSNLGTSSNVADTIQFSARAPNITNDQMYVMYVLAQGQTDNNFSVGPLSEIVLQVDGS from the coding sequence ATGCCTAAAAATAGGCGTGGATTGTCCTCTGTTGTTGGAGCATTATTTTTTACCGTACTGATGATTGCAGGATTTTCTGTTTTGAGTTTGGCTTTGGATGCTCAAACAGATATTGTAACTACTCAAAGAATTGTTTCGGATTTAGAAATAAAAAAACAACAAGAGCAGTTTGGATTAATAGTTTCAACTGATGCAAATAACTTTCTTGATGTTGGTGTAAATAATTTTGGTCAGAATCCCGTTGAAATCTCTAGTATTTGGATAACAAACAAAACTTTGCCCACTCAACCTGTTAATCGCTATGATGTAAATTATGATGATGCATTTGTTCCATCTGGTTTTACGTCAAATGTTGTTGAGAATCAAATATTGCAAATGATTCCTGATACTTATGATATCAAGGTAATTTCTTCATTTGGAACAATTAAAGTTACAGAGTTAACTGTAGGAACAGGACCTAGTTCATCTGGGTTGCGTGCTGAACTCGTAACAGATCCCCCTGATGTAATTATTGGACAAAATGTTACAATAGCCATGGTTGTAACAAATACAGGGAATTCATTAATTAAAAATGTTGAACCTGATACACTGTCCTTTGTTGGAACAGGTTCTGGTTCTGTTGTTGCATCTTCATCACATACTCCTCCAAGTGTTGATTTAGATAGTGGTGCATCTGTAATGTTTACTTGGGATTATCAGGTAACTGGTGCTAGTTCAGATCTTTTAACTTTTTCAGCAGTAGCACGTGGTGATGATGTAATTCCTGATGATGTGTCTAGCAATGTTGTATCTGATGTTAGTATATTGAGATTGCCAACTGATGGTGGAAGTGGAGAAAATGATCCTGATATAATTAACGAGGAATTACTTGCACGTCCAAAGCTATTTCTGACAATTCCTTCATCTCAAGGAGATTCTGGTCAAAAAGCATTGTGGGGTGTAAATATTGCAAATCCTGTAAATGCTCCAATGGAGGTAACTAAATTATCATTAACTGCATTTTCTCCAGGGGCAAATAACAATGATAAATTATTTGCATCAAATTGTCAAGCTGAAAATATTTTCCCCACTGGAACTAACGATTGGGATTGTCCATCGGAAAACATCATAATGTGGCAAGATTTTACTAATCCCGTTACAATCCCTCCGAATTCCACAGAATCTTTCTTGGTTAAAGTATTGCCTGGCTCAATTGCTGGCCAAAATATTTTAGAATCTATTGTGGTCCAAGCATCTGTTTTTACCAATGTTGGCTCATTTGGAAAATCAGGATATCAAAGTACAATGTATGATGGAGCTGATGTTATTGGTAATGTTTATCTTTCAGATACTGTTAACTCTGTACTTAGTACTGATATTCAATCTTCAAGAGTTGGCATTATCCCAAATTCTGTTGAAACATTTAACATTGTATTTGCTGACTTGGACACTGATGATAACACATTCATTGATTCTGGTGGAAAATTAATAATTAACATTCCTAAAGAATGGACTGACGTAACTATTCTTGGTGGTACTTCTGGTTTTGTGAGTACTCCTTCTGTTACTGTATTTGGAGATGGTTCTACACAAATTATAGGAATAACTAGTTCTAATTTAGGTACATCATCAAATGTTGCAGATACAATTCAATTTAGTGCAAGGGCGCCAAATATAACAAATGATCAAATGTATGTAATGTATGTATTGGCTCAGGGTCAGACAGATAATAATTTCTCAGTAGGACCTTTATCTGAAATTGTCCTGCAAGTCGATGGCTCTTAA
- a CDS encoding archaellin/type IV pilin N-terminal domain-containing protein, producing the protein MTKLQSKMTSRRAVAPVIATLLLVAIAVVGGSIVFVFSQGFFSSAQISGSPNIESLKFTGYDASDGTTLANHDGTTYPATNTPGNGLVVGEQVGVYVQSNSVGKLTLSEVRIGGTVYNYTSVDPAPQGSFNVLTRGPSTILGSSSAEVQPGQQVTVIATLDENIKSGRDTQFKLTTANGAVFVGTVIAGQQSG; encoded by the coding sequence ATGACAAAACTACAGTCAAAAATGACTTCAAGAAGAGCAGTTGCTCCAGTAATCGCAACACTTCTTTTGGTAGCAATCGCAGTGGTTGGTGGAAGTATTGTCTTTGTGTTTTCACAAGGATTTTTCAGTTCTGCTCAAATCAGTGGTTCACCAAACATTGAATCTCTAAAATTCACAGGCTATGATGCCTCAGATGGTACTACTCTAGCAAACCATGATGGTACCACATATCCTGCAACAAATACACCAGGAAATGGTCTTGTTGTAGGTGAACAAGTAGGAGTTTATGTACAAAGTAACAGTGTAGGTAAACTTACTCTAAGTGAAGTGAGAATTGGAGGTACAGTATACAACTATACTTCTGTTGATCCTGCCCCACAGGGTTCATTCAATGTTCTTACAAGAGGACCTAGTACAATACTAGGATCATCTTCTGCAGAAGTTCAACCTGGTCAACAGGTAACAGTAATCGCTACACTTGATGAAAACATCAAGTCTGGAAGAGACACACAGTTCAAGTTAACAACTGCAAACGGTGCTGTCTTTGTTGGAACTGTTATCGCTGGTCAACAAAGTGGATAA
- a CDS encoding prenyltransferase translates to MLSVWFRVIRVRFLLASVIAVSVGLALNWWQNSAINLFDAGLTFAGVMALHASVDLLNDFWDFKRGIDTETTRTKMSGGTGVLPEGLLQPSSVYRAGIVFLIIGTIIGGYFVVTDGIIIAIILGFAILSIYFYSTKIVDSGLGEFFVAVKGSMIVIGTFFIQSGQISFESILAGIVVGSLSSLVLFIASFPDHDADKSKGRKTLVIAVGKKTGSKLFWIFPLVSYLAIIVGVSTNLFPVYSLISFLSIPLMIKSGIGLQKNYDSIDQLVPYMSSTLMFGRITGVLFVVGFLIDSIT, encoded by the coding sequence ATGCTTTCTGTATGGTTTCGTGTAATTAGAGTACGATTTCTTTTAGCTTCTGTAATTGCTGTGTCTGTTGGATTGGCATTAAATTGGTGGCAAAATTCAGCAATTAACCTATTTGATGCAGGGTTGACATTTGCTGGTGTTATGGCGTTACATGCTAGTGTTGATTTACTAAATGATTTTTGGGATTTTAAACGAGGAATTGATACTGAAACAACAAGAACTAAAATGAGTGGTGGAACTGGTGTATTGCCAGAAGGATTACTGCAACCATCTTCTGTTTATCGTGCAGGAATTGTATTTTTAATTATTGGTACTATTATTGGCGGATACTTTGTAGTTACAGATGGAATTATTATTGCAATAATTTTGGGGTTTGCAATTTTGTCAATTTATTTTTATTCTACAAAAATTGTTGACTCTGGATTAGGTGAGTTTTTTGTTGCAGTGAAAGGTTCTATGATAGTAATTGGCACTTTCTTTATCCAATCAGGACAGATATCTTTCGAATCAATACTTGCAGGAATTGTTGTGGGATCTCTCTCGTCTCTAGTATTGTTTATTGCATCTTTTCCAGATCATGATGCAGACAAGTCAAAGGGACGAAAAACTTTGGTCATTGCAGTCGGTAAAAAAACTGGTTCAAAATTATTCTGGATTTTTCCTTTGGTTTCTTATCTGGCAATAATTGTTGGTGTTTCTACAAACTTGTTCCCTGTATATTCTTTGATTAGTTTTCTTAGCATTCCATTAATGATAAAATCAGGCATTGGTTTGCAAAAAAATTATGATTCTATAGATCAACTTGTACCTTACATGTCTTCTACATTGATGTTTGGCAGAATCACTGGTGTGCTGTTTGTAGTTGGTTTTTTAATTGATTCTATCACTTGA